In the genome of Massilia sp. UMI-21, the window GTTGCCCACCGTGCTCACCAGCTGCGCGTACGAGGACTGGATCGTGGCGGTGCCGTTGTTGAAGATGTTCCTGGTCTGCAGGTCGCCCAGCAGGCCGATGTTGCGGGTGTCGCCCACGCCGCCGCCGTTGCCGGCGATGGTGAAGCTGTCGCCGTCGCCCGGCGCGCCCGTCATGGTCACGCTGACGCCGCCAAAGGTATAGGTCGAACCGGCGGCGAAGGCCACGCTGGTGGCCGGCGCCGGGTAGTTGGTCACGACGCCGGCGCTGTCCTTGACGCTGACCGCGGCGCCCGACGGGAAGCCGCTCAGGCTGCCGCTGGCGCCATCGAAGGCCAGGGTCACCGGCAGCGCCGGGGCGCCCGCCAGGAAGTCCTTGTCGACCGTGCCTTCGCTGATCCTGGCGGTGCCGGTATTGCTCACCGGCGCGCTGGTGGCGATCGGCGCGGCGGCGGCGATGCTCGCCACGTCCTTGACCAGCACGTTGAAATTGGCGGCGCCGCCGATGGTCGGGCGCACCAGGAATTCGTCGTTCTTGGCGGCCAGGCCGGAAATCGTGAAGTCGACCCCGTCGATACTCATGGTGGTGCCGGACGCGCTGTAGGGCGTGACCGCGGTCGACTTGTTGTCCGACAGGCGGATCACGTTGTAGTTGCTGCCGTCGAACTCGACCTTGTAGTCGCTGTCCATCAGCTTGCTCGGGTCGCTGACGACCGCCTGCACCGCCGTGGTGCTGGACAGCGCGTTGTTGATGTTCTTGCCCACGTAGGCCGGCGCCACGCTGAAGAAATCCTTGCCGGCCACGCCGTTCTGGTCCAGGCCCAGCCTGTGCTGGGCATTGAACTCGAAAGCCAGGCCGATCGCGACCTTGCCCAGCGCGCTCTGGGCGGGGTCCAGGGTCTTGCTGCGGAATTCGAGCGCGCCGCCCAGGGTGCCGCCGGACAGGGCGTTATCGGCCAGCACGGTGACCTTGCTGCCGGTGACATAGCCCACCTCGATGCGGGTCAGGTCGGTCGGCGACTTGCTGGCCGCCAGCTGGAAGGCGCGCTGCCCCACCACCAGCGGCTGGCCGCTGCCGATCGAGACCGTCAGGCTGTCGTTATCGCCAGGCATGACGGTGGCCTTGACCTGGGTATTCAGTTCCATCACCAGCTGGTCGCGCTTGTCGAGCAGGTCGTTCGGCGCGCGCTGCTGGGCGGCGGCAAAGCTGCCGATCTTGTCGTTCAGGTCGGCGATCTGCTGGGCGTACGAATTGATCACCGTGACGCTGGTCTGGATGGTGCTGTTCACGCCTTCGCGGATCTCGCCCAGGCGCGCGTCCAGGGCCTGGAAGCGCGTGGCCAGGGTGTCGGCGCTGGACAGCATCGACTGGCGCGACGGCACCGAGGCGCGGTTGGCGGCCATGTCCTGCACGCCCTTGAAGAAGGTCTGCAGCGAGGGCGACAGGCCGGCGGTCTGGTCGGCCAGCAGGTTGTCGATCTGGCTGATCTGGGCGTAATAGGAATCCAGCCCGCTCTTGCTGGCCTGGGCGTTGCGCACCTGTACGTTGAGGAATTCGTCGCTGTAGCGCTTGATCTCGGCAATCTGGGTGCCGGTCCCCTGGAAACCGACGCCGGTATCGAGCATCGGGCCGGTGGCCTGCACCACCACCTGGCGGTTGTAGCCGGCCACGCCGGCGTTGGTGATGTTGTGGCCGGTCGTGGCCAGGCCTGCCTGTGCCGCGAACAGGCCGCTCTTGCCAATGCTGAGGAGGTTACCGGACATGTATTTTTCCTTCTTAACGGTTCAATCTACGGCAACAATTCCGAAAACTGTAGGGTGGGCGGATCTTCCGCCCACGCGTTCACATCACGGCAATGTTGTCTTCGCGGCTATTCCATTGCTGGCTGGACGCGCGGTCGGCGAAGCCGACCACCCTACGAACTTCATGCCAAGGAATGCTTGATGATGCGGGTCAGCTTGGCCGCATACATCGGATCGGTGGCGTAGCCGGCGCGCTGCAGGCCCTGGGCGAAGGCCGCGGCATCGCCGCCGCTGTCCAGCACCTTCTCGTAGCGCGGGTTCTTGGCCAGCAGGTTGGCGTAGTCCTTGAACGAGTCGGCCGGCGTGTCGTAGGCGCGGAATTTCTCCACCTTCCGATGGGCCACGCCGTTGACGTATTCGGTGGTGACGGCGGTGGCGACCTTGCCCTTCCAGCCAGGGCCGGCCTTGATGCCGAACAGGTTGTTGCTGTTGCTGCCGTCGGCGTTGCGGATCATGCGCTTGCCCCAGCCGCTTTCCAGCGCCGCCTGGCCGAGCATGAACTTGGCCGGCACGCCGGTGGCGCGTTCGGCCTCGGCGGCGTGGGCATGCAGCTTTTCCTGGAACGCGCGCACATGCGGCGCCTGGACGCGGCCGCTGTCGGTCGTCAGGGGCAGCGCCGGCGCGCCCGGCTGGGTGGCGCCGGTCCTGATCATGGTCGCCGCATCCATGCCCGGACGCATGCTGCCGTCGAGCGGCGCCAGGGCCGAAGCGGCGGCGGCCGCCTTCCCCGCCGCATCGGCCAGGCCTGCGCCGTCGGCGCCGATGGCCAGCGCCTGGGCGCCCATCTGGTTCGCCGTCAGCTGGCGGGTCAGCACGTCGGCCAGGCCCATGCCGCGCTTGGCCAGGTTCTGGCTCAGCTGCTGGTCCAGCATCCCGGTGAACATCTTGGATTGCTGGTTGTCCATGATCCCCTCTTGCGGGGTGGCGTCGCGCATGCTCTTCATCATCATGTTGATGAACATGGCTTCGAACTGCGTGGCCGCCTCCTTCAGCGCGGCGGGCGAGCCGTTCCTGGCGCCTTGCTTGAGTTCGCCCAGGCCCTTGGTGTCGAGGGCGAACTTGCTGGTGAGGTCAGTGGAGGGAGAGCCGATCATGGGAATGGGTAACGCTTATTAAATGATCTCGAGTTCCGCGCGCAGCGAGCCGGCGGCTTTCAGGGCCTGCAGGATGGCCAGCAGGTCTTGCGGGGTGGTGCCGATCGCATTCATGGCTTTCACCACTTCGGCCAGCGACGCGCCGCCCTTGATCATCAGCACGCGGCCCGGATCCTTCTTGATGTCGACCGAGCGGTTCTGGGTGACGACGGTGGCGCCGAGCG includes:
- the flgK gene encoding flagellar hook-associated protein FlgK, with amino-acid sequence MSGNLLSIGKSGLFAAQAGLATTGHNITNAGVAGYNRQVVVQATGPMLDTGVGFQGTGTQIAEIKRYSDEFLNVQVRNAQASKSGLDSYYAQISQIDNLLADQTAGLSPSLQTFFKGVQDMAANRASVPSRQSMLSSADTLATRFQALDARLGEIREGVNSTIQTSVTVINSYAQQIADLNDKIGSFAAAQQRAPNDLLDKRDQLVMELNTQVKATVMPGDNDSLTVSIGSGQPLVVGQRAFQLAASKSPTDLTRIEVGYVTGSKVTVLADNALSGGTLGGALEFRSKTLDPAQSALGKVAIGLAFEFNAQHRLGLDQNGVAGKDFFSVAPAYVGKNINNALSSTTAVQAVVSDPSKLMDSDYKVEFDGSNYNVIRLSDNKSTAVTPYSASGTTMSIDGVDFTISGLAAKNDEFLVRPTIGGAANFNVLVKDVASIAAAAPIATSAPVSNTGTARISEGTVDKDFLAGAPALPVTLAFDGASGSLSGFPSGAAVSVKDSAGVVTNYPAPATSVAFAAGSTYTFGGVSVTMTGAPGDGDSFTIAGNGGGVGDTRNIGLLGDLQTRNIFNNGTATIQSSYAQLVSTVGNKTREVQVNGNAAEALLTQAKATAADVSGVNLDEEATNLIKYQQAYQAAGKVMQIAGTIFDTLLSIGR
- the flgJ gene encoding flagellar assembly peptidoglycan hydrolase FlgJ, producing the protein MIGSPSTDLTSKFALDTKGLGELKQGARNGSPAALKEAATQFEAMFINMMMKSMRDATPQEGIMDNQQSKMFTGMLDQQLSQNLAKRGMGLADVLTRQLTANQMGAQALAIGADGAGLADAAGKAAAAASALAPLDGSMRPGMDAATMIRTGATQPGAPALPLTTDSGRVQAPHVRAFQEKLHAHAAEAERATGVPAKFMLGQAALESGWGKRMIRNADGSNSNNLFGIKAGPGWKGKVATAVTTEYVNGVAHRKVEKFRAYDTPADSFKDYANLLAKNPRYEKVLDSGGDAAAFAQGLQRAGYATDPMYAAKLTRIIKHSLA